In the genome of Carnobacterium pleistocenium FTR1, one region contains:
- a CDS encoding PTS sugar transporter subunit IIA has translation MYFEDFLKPELIWTNSDASTHLEVFELIAAKAHKELFVEDNFLEKIKEREETFPTGLELEGYAVAIPHTDPECVKEQFIAVLTSKEGIPFKRMDDASKEVKANIIFMLGLNEPHSQLEVLQQLMGVLQNKETVEKLLSFDNESDILEYLKGVTK, from the coding sequence ATGTATTTTGAAGATTTTTTAAAACCTGAACTGATTTGGACAAACTCAGATGCTTCAACACATCTAGAGGTGTTCGAACTAATTGCTGCAAAAGCACATAAAGAATTGTTTGTTGAAGATAACTTTTTAGAAAAAATTAAAGAGAGGGAAGAAACTTTCCCAACTGGATTAGAATTGGAGGGGTATGCAGTAGCCATTCCCCATACAGATCCTGAATGTGTTAAAGAGCAATTCATAGCGGTTCTGACTTCTAAAGAAGGCATCCCTTTTAAACGGATGGACGACGCTAGTAAAGAGGTAAAGGCAAACATCATCTTTATGTTAGGGCTTAATGAACCTCATAGTCAATTAGAAGTTCTTCAACAATTAATGGGTGTGCTTCAGAATAAAGAAACGGTTGAAAAATTGCTTTCTTTTGATAATGAAAGCGATATTTTAGAATATTTAAAGGGTGTTACTAAATAG
- a CDS encoding PTS sugar transporter subunit IIB: MEKKKVLVACGAGIATSTVVTNRVERILKENGINAEIEQIKISEAKGKQKGADLLVSTTILPTTYDIPVVIAVSYISGINQEGTDKKIIDALK, encoded by the coding sequence ATCGAAAAGAAAAAAGTATTAGTAGCATGTGGCGCTGGGATTGCAACTTCAACGGTGGTAACTAACCGGGTTGAAAGAATTTTAAAAGAAAATGGGATCAATGCTGAAATCGAACAAATCAAAATTTCGGAAGCTAAAGGAAAACAAAAAGGTGCAGATTTATTAGTTTCTACTACAATTTTGCCAACAACGTATGATATTCCCGTAGTCATTGCCGTATCTTATATTTCTGGTATCAACCAAGAGGGTACTGATAAAAAAATTATTGACGCTTTAAAATAA